CGGTTCTCGCGCTTGATGCGCCGAGAGAGTTCCTGAAACGGCATCGGACGGCCCGTCTCGGGGCCGTAACCGACCGTCTCGCCTTCGAGGATGCAGTCGTCCGCGGAGACGCGTTCTCGGACCGCCGCGACGACTTCGGGGAACTGCTCGGTCACGTCTTCGAGACGGCGCGTGAAGACGCGTACCTCGTCGCCGCGCTTGTGAATCTGCGTTCGGAGGCCGTCGTACTTGTACTCGCAGCGAACTGTCGGCCTGCGGTTCGAGAGTCCGGCGTCCGTGGCCTCCGCCTCGTCATCGACGTCGTCGCCTCCGTCATCGTCGCCGCGCACCTCGACCAGTGCGTTCTCGACGCTCTCGGCTTTCTGTGCGAGCATCACCTTCACCGGGCGGAACAGTTCCACGTCGAGCGCCCGAAGCCCCTCGATTCCCTCGTCGCGTGCCGTCTCGGCGACGACGCGGAAATCGTTCGTCAACTGGTGCGCGCGTTCGACCGCCGAGACGGCCGAGTCGCTCCCGTCGAGAAACGCCGCTGCGATGGCGTCGCGGACGGTTCCCTCGCCGATACCGAGACGCATCGCCCCGACGACGGTTCGGACGACGTATCGGGCCTCGTCGGGGTCGGCGCTCGTCAGCAGTTTCGCTACATCGTCGACGCGTCGCGACTGGCTTCCCTCGCCGGTGTACTCGGCCACGTCCGTGAGCGTCTCGTGGACGAGTTCGACCGTGAGCGTCTCCGAAAACAGCGTCCGTTGGGCCCGGTTTTCGACCGCCAGCGCGGCTGCATCGCCCAGATCGCCGCGCTCGCGCCACCACGTCTCGACCTGGTCGTCGTCGACGCCGGTCGCCTTCCATATCGCCTCGCGGGTGAGACTGGAGGAGACGCCGAGTTCGCGGCTATCCCACGCCGAAAACACGTTTCCGCGGACCAGCGTGGCGACGAGCGGCAACTGCGTCTCGCTCGCGGCGGCGAAGCAGTCGGCCAGAACGGCCGTCTTCTCGGTGGTGGAGGCGGTCGCTTCGAGGCGCCGGTACACGTCGACGAGGGCGGCGTACTCCATCGGTTCGACGTAGGTTCCGAGGGCGAATAAGACCTCTCTGGAGGAGGACTACGCCGAGAAGAACCCGCCAGTGACTGTTGGTGCGTGCCTGCGCGCGCAGAGCGAAGCGCGACGCGTCACTCCAACGACTCGGCGGCGTACTCGGCGACGTCGCTGGAGCCACAGCACTGACAGCGCTCGTCGTCCGAGTCGAGTGTGGTCCCGCAGCGACGGCATTCATAGAGTGTCGCGTCGCACGTTCCGCGTCGGACGGCTGCTTTGACAGATTCGAACATAGATTGTGGGTGGACCGCTTCCGGAACTCTTCAGGAAGTCAGTATCCGCAGGACACATTAGAATGTTTTCCATCCGCAGCGGAAGTGAACGATCGGCTTCAGTCGTGCGATTTTGTGCGATTGTTGTTCGATAAAAAGAGGGAACGGACGAACCGGTCCACGCGCCGACACGGACGCGTCTCGGGACGGACCCACCGGCGAGGTCAGTCCGCCCACGTCCACCGCGAATCGAGAACGTACCGGTAGACGCCGCTGATGACGATGGCGACGCCGTTGGCGAGGAGGTACGGCATTTCGCGCCACGACACCAGCGCGTAGAGGATGGCGAGCTGTATCGGGATGGCGCTGCCGCGGACGAGGTTCGTCTTCGCCAAGCCGACGAGAAAGGCGTTGACACCGGTGTTCTCGAACGCCTGAAAGGTCCAGGTGTTGTTCAACACGTACTGGAAGACGATGGTTATCTCGATGGCGACCGTCGCCGCGAGCAGGTAGTTCGCGCCGGCCTGCTCGACGAACAGCCACAGCAACACCATCTGGACGCCCGCGGCGATGGCGCCGACGATGACGAACCGACGCAGTCGGACGGCCAGCGGGCCGTCGACGAGGTTCCGAAGCAGCGCTCGTACCATCGTTATCGATATCCGAGCGCTGACAGACGGGTCTCGACGGCGTCGTTGACGGCGCTCTCCTCCGAGGGGTCGGCTCCCTCGGTCGTCGCGGTTACCATCTCGGCGTGCTCGCGGACCGGTTCGCGGAGTCGGGCGACGACGGCTTCGTCCTCGGCGGTCGGGTCGACTGCGCGGTCGGTCTGTTGGTCAGGGTCGCTCGGGCGGTGGTACAGTTCGTGCTCGCCGGTCTCAGTGTTCTCGATGTAGGTCCACTCGCGGGTCCGCGCGCTGACGAGCAGGTCGCCGTCGTCGAGGCTGCGCGGAATCGGCTGCTGGGTCACGTCGTCGCCGCGGACGGCGACCGACACGACCGGTTCGTCGGCGGGGTTGGCACCGTCGACGACGCTCGACAGGAGGCTTTCGCCGGTCCACTCGTCGGGGGCGTCGACGCCGAAGAGATCGCAAACCGTCGGGGGAACGTCGTCGAGACTGACCTGTCCGTCGATGCGCCGGGCGTCGGCTCCAGGCGCGTCGACGACGAGCGGGACGTGGATGAGTTCGTCGTAGAGCTTCGGGTAGTGGGCGAGGTGACCGTGTTCCTGAAACTCCTCGCCGTGGTCGCCGGCGACGACGACCGCCGTCTCGTCGCGGTGTCCCGCCGCGTCGAGCGCGTCGAGCACGCGCCCGATACTCGCGTCGACCTGTCTGACCGCGCCCTGATACAGCGTCCGGAGGTCCGAAAGCGTCCGGTCGCCGACCTCCCACCCGAGA
This genomic stretch from Haloprofundus salilacus harbors:
- a CDS encoding ATP-dependent DNA ligase, giving the protein MEYAALVDVYRRLEATASTTEKTAVLADCFAAASETQLPLVATLVRGNVFSAWDSRELGVSSSLTREAIWKATGVDDDQVETWWRERGDLGDAAALAVENRAQRTLFSETLTVELVHETLTDVAEYTGEGSQSRRVDDVAKLLTSADPDEARYVVRTVVGAMRLGIGEGTVRDAIAAAFLDGSDSAVSAVERAHQLTNDFRVVAETARDEGIEGLRALDVELFRPVKVMLAQKAESVENALVEVRGDDDGGDDVDDEAEATDAGLSNRRPTVRCEYKYDGLRTQIHKRGDEVRVFTRRLEDVTEQFPEVVAAVRERVSADDCILEGETVGYGPETGRPMPFQELSRRIKRENRVEELVESVPVVTHLFDALYVDGESLLDESLRKRVERLGDCFVGESNVLEPATTIAVEDERQARVFYEEALASGHEGIMVKNLDAAYQPGSRVGYMMKVKPVMEPLDLVVVGAKWSEGRKSEFLGRLHLACRDAATGEFRDVGWMFSGLTDEQLAEVTRRLDPLVIERTGREVRVRPEVVVEVQYEEIQRSPESESGYALRFPRFSAFRDDLSLDEVDSLSKVERLYDEH
- a CDS encoding GtrA family protein — encoded protein: MVRALLRNLVDGPLAVRLRRFVIVGAIAAGVQMVLLWLFVEQAGANYLLAATVAIEITIVFQYVLNNTWTFQAFENTGVNAFLVGLAKTNLVRGSAIPIQLAILYALVSWREMPYLLANGVAIVISGVYRYVLDSRWTWAD
- a CDS encoding sulfatase, which gives rise to MTTDADISNVVLVTVDSLRADAVSPYDGERHTPVLQELADEGTVFEHAFATGNWTPFSFPGLLASRPTFADTGHIGVTESPTLADTLSSADVATGGFNAANGFLTEHWGYDEGFDEFEPFVADIGSSLYGQYLAAHPTVEGWLQLAASPFRRLAARLRRDEDDLPFLDASRMLDAERAATSFVADADEPFFLWIHYMDAHTPYVPAPRYIREVSSAMFGTHRMLLAHTRTGLGWEVGDRTLSDLRTLYQGAVRQVDASIGRVLDALDAAGHRDETAVVVAGDHGEEFQEHGHLAHYPKLYDELIHVPLVVDAPGADARRIDGQVSLDDVPPTVCDLFGVDAPDEWTGESLLSSVVDGANPADEPVVSVAVRGDDVTQQPIPRSLDDGDLLVSARTREWTYIENTETGEHELYHRPSDPDQQTDRAVDPTAEDEAVVARLREPVREHAEMVTATTEGADPSEESAVNDAVETRLSALGYR